From Candidatus Fermentibacter sp., a single genomic window includes:
- a CDS encoding UDP-N-acetylmuramoyl-L-alanyl-D-glutamate--2,6-diaminopimelate ligase: MKLSELLAGSDIRIPDALSDTDVKAVTDDSREAGPGFLFVAVRGFRVDGHDYVAEALARGAVAAVVERPVDGSGEHVLLNPSGDDRRLLSALSASITGSPWDRMMTVGITGTNGKTSTAHMTAWILERQGVKCGILGTVGHRIGGVERRAKETTPGSVETARLMRMMADAGDGACAMEVSSHALMLSRVDDVRFDVALFTNITQDHLDFHGTMQEYLAAKERIFGLLKPGGFPLVGTYSPGSPIPRGAMTFGPSEDDTFSIVAVESSAGGSRFGMVRDGARTDFSLRIPGRVNIYNAAGAAAACSLLGFDPERCAEALESFPGVPGRLEVVDEGQDFLVAVDYAHTPDAVERVLLQAREMATGRVIAVLGAGGDRDRTKRPRMGAIASELADIVIVTSDNPRSEDPLAIIAEIMEGVDGPAGVIREPDRRAAIRAAMAEASTGDVVIIAGKGHEDYQIIGGVRHHFDDREEARRALRSGRGR, from the coding sequence GTGAAACTCTCGGAACTCCTCGCCGGATCTGACATCCGGATCCCCGATGCCCTGTCCGACACCGATGTGAAGGCCGTCACCGACGATTCGCGGGAGGCAGGTCCCGGCTTCCTCTTCGTGGCAGTGCGCGGCTTCAGGGTCGACGGCCACGACTATGTGGCCGAAGCCCTTGCGCGAGGTGCGGTCGCCGCCGTAGTCGAACGGCCGGTGGACGGCTCCGGGGAGCATGTCCTCCTGAATCCCTCGGGTGACGACAGGAGGCTGCTCAGCGCCCTTTCGGCCTCGATCACCGGCTCTCCGTGGGACCGCATGATGACGGTCGGGATCACGGGCACGAACGGCAAGACCTCCACCGCCCACATGACGGCATGGATCCTCGAGAGGCAGGGCGTGAAGTGCGGCATCCTGGGCACCGTCGGCCACCGCATCGGCGGGGTGGAGCGCAGGGCGAAGGAGACGACTCCGGGTTCCGTCGAGACCGCGAGGCTCATGAGGATGATGGCGGACGCGGGCGACGGGGCCTGCGCGATGGAGGTCTCGAGCCACGCCCTGATGCTCTCGAGGGTGGACGACGTGAGGTTCGACGTCGCCCTCTTCACCAACATCACCCAGGATCACCTCGATTTCCACGGCACGATGCAGGAGTATCTCGCCGCCAAGGAGAGGATATTCGGCCTGCTCAAGCCCGGCGGGTTCCCGCTCGTGGGCACATACAGCCCGGGTTCGCCCATCCCACGGGGAGCCATGACGTTCGGGCCGTCCGAGGACGATACGTTCTCGATCGTGGCGGTCGAATCCTCCGCGGGCGGGTCGAGGTTCGGGATGGTGAGGGATGGAGCCAGGACGGACTTCTCCCTGCGCATCCCAGGTCGTGTCAACATCTACAACGCCGCCGGTGCGGCCGCTGCCTGTTCGCTTCTGGGGTTCGACCCCGAGAGATGCGCGGAGGCCCTGGAGAGCTTCCCGGGCGTGCCCGGCAGGCTGGAGGTCGTCGACGAGGGGCAGGACTTCCTCGTCGCGGTCGACTACGCGCACACGCCCGATGCGGTGGAGAGAGTGCTCCTGCAGGCAAGGGAGATGGCCACCGGGCGCGTGATCGCCGTGCTGGGCGCGGGAGGCGACCGCGACAGGACGAAGCGCCCCAGGATGGGGGCCATCGCATCCGAGCTCGCAGACATCGTCATCGTCACCAGCGACAACCCGAGGAGCGAGGATCCGCTGGCGATCATCGCGGAGATAATGGAGGGCGTGGACGGCCCGGCAGGGGTCATCCGCGAGCCCGACAGGAGGGCCGCCATAAGGGCCGCGATGGCCGAGGCCTCGACGGGCGACGTCGTGATCATCGCGGGCAAGGGCCACGAGGACTACCAGATCATCGGGGGCGTCAGGCACCACTTCGACGACAGGGAGGAAGCCCGCAGGGCTCTCCGGAGCGGGCGGGGCAGATGA